In Planctomycetota bacterium, a genomic segment contains:
- a CDS encoding Gfo/Idh/MocA family oxidoreductase — protein MVSFGIIGCGGMGRHHTKSLQAIEGARVLACADADAGAAHELAQACNVPEACDDYRHLLDHEDIDGVFVCTPTFTHREIVVAAAQAGKQVFCEKPLALTVGDCQAMLDACRAAGVQLMVGFVRRFDHHWGKVRELIQAGAIGRPVVWRQCNAGSCPKSPWYMYKDQGAGPLMDGAVHTYDFARHIYGDAAAVWADMTRLRRDRTAWDTGTAAIRFRAGDDLVLSWSWGLPGGVSGGSILDVLGPDGVLLFTAPPDKLPAGCPPEEYGAISIVREGGATEVAPFRKNNMFADMVRAYVNALTDGQPVPIPGEHGLKATEIACAVFASSEGRRCVELP, from the coding sequence ATGGTCAGCTTCGGCATCATCGGCTGCGGGGGCATGGGACGGCACCACACGAAGTCGCTCCAGGCCATCGAGGGGGCGCGGGTGCTGGCGTGCGCGGACGCGGACGCGGGGGCGGCGCACGAGCTGGCGCAGGCCTGCAACGTGCCCGAGGCCTGCGACGACTACCGCCACCTGCTGGACCACGAGGACATTGACGGGGTGTTCGTGTGCACGCCGACGTTTACCCACCGCGAGATCGTGGTGGCCGCGGCCCAGGCGGGGAAGCAGGTTTTCTGCGAGAAGCCGCTCGCCCTCACCGTGGGCGACTGCCAGGCCATGCTCGACGCCTGCCGCGCCGCGGGCGTGCAGCTCATGGTCGGCTTCGTGCGCCGCTTCGACCACCATTGGGGCAAGGTGCGCGAACTCATCCAGGCGGGCGCCATCGGCCGCCCCGTCGTCTGGCGCCAGTGCAACGCCGGCTCCTGCCCGAAGTCGCCCTGGTACATGTACAAGGACCAAGGCGCCGGGCCGCTGATGGATGGTGCGGTGCACACCTACGACTTCGCGCGCCACATCTACGGGGACGCCGCGGCCGTGTGGGCCGACATGACCCGGCTGCGCCGCGACCGCACGGCGTGGGACACAGGGACCGCGGCCATCCGATTCCGGGCCGGCGACGACCTGGTGCTCTCGTGGTCATGGGGCCTGCCGGGCGGCGTGAGCGGCGGCTCGATCCTCGACGTGCTCGGTCCCGATGGCGTGCTGCTCTTTACCGCGCCGCCCGACAAGCTGCCCGCCGGCTGTCCGCCCGAAGAATACGGCGCCATCTCCATCGTGCGCGAGGGCGGGGCGACCGAGGTGGCGCCCTTCCGCAAGAACAACATGTTCGCCGACATGGTGCGGGCCTACGTGAACGCCCTCACCGACGGCCAGCCCGTGCCGATCCCGGGCGAACACGGCCTGAAGGCCACCGAGATCGCCTGCGCCGTGTTCGCCTCCAGCGAAGGCCGCAGGTGCGTGGAACTCCCCTGA
- a CDS encoding cob(I)yrinic acid a,c-diamide adenosyltransferase, protein MQTPWNRGYVQLYTGDGKGKTTAALGLALRAAGHGLRSYIGQFVKGRPSGEHEAVRRLGGLITIELYGSGRFLSRAQPPDPAEAARAREGLARARAAMLSGDYRIVVLDEVCVAIRLGLLSVAEVLGVIREKPEAVELVLTGGDPPFELAEAADLVTDMLCGKHYFRKGVEAREGIEE, encoded by the coding sequence ATGCAGACGCCCTGGAATCGCGGCTACGTGCAGCTCTACACCGGCGACGGCAAGGGCAAGACCACGGCCGCGCTGGGCCTGGCGCTGCGCGCGGCCGGGCACGGGCTGCGCAGCTACATCGGCCAGTTCGTCAAAGGACGGCCCAGCGGCGAGCACGAGGCTGTCCGGCGCCTCGGCGGCCTCATCACCATCGAGCTGTACGGCAGCGGCAGGTTCCTGAGCCGCGCGCAGCCGCCCGACCCCGCCGAAGCGGCCCGCGCCCGCGAGGGACTGGCGCGCGCGCGTGCCGCTATGCTCTCGGGCGACTACCGCATCGTGGTCCTCGACGAGGTGTGCGTGGCCATCCGCCTCGGCCTGCTCTCGGTGGCGGAGGTCCTGGGAGTCATCCGCGAGAAGCCGGAAGCGGTTGAGCTGGTCCTTACCGGTGGCGACCCGCCCTTTGAGCTCGCCGAGGCGGCCGACCTGGTGACGGACATGCTCTGCGGCAAGCACTACTTTCGCAAAGGCGTCGAGGCGCGCGAGGGGATCGAGGAATGA
- a CDS encoding DNA-3-methyladenine glycosylase: protein MSRLVRAFYARPALDVARELVGLVLVRRAPDGAVAGRIVEVEAYIGSEDKACHASRGRTARNAVMFGPAGHAYIYFVYGMHWCLNFVTDGEGVPSAVLLRAVEPVEGIERMRSRRPKVRKDQQLTSGPARVCQAFALTGALNGADLCAPDAVLFVEDRGLGHGPIVARPRVGVGYAGEWALKPFRLYDADSPFVSVK, encoded by the coding sequence GTGAGCAGGCTCGTGCGCGCCTTCTACGCCCGTCCCGCGCTCGACGTGGCCCGCGAACTGGTGGGCCTGGTGCTCGTGCGCCGCGCGCCCGACGGGGCCGTCGCCGGGCGCATCGTCGAGGTCGAGGCCTACATCGGCAGCGAAGACAAGGCCTGCCACGCCTCGCGCGGCCGCACGGCCCGCAACGCAGTCATGTTCGGCCCGGCCGGCCACGCCTACATCTACTTCGTCTACGGCATGCACTGGTGCCTGAACTTCGTCACCGACGGCGAGGGCGTGCCCTCCGCCGTGCTGCTGCGCGCCGTGGAGCCGGTCGAGGGCATCGAGCGGATGCGGAGCCGACGGCCCAAGGTCCGAAAAGACCAGCAACTTACCAGCGGCCCGGCCCGCGTGTGCCAGGCATTCGCCCTTACCGGCGCGCTCAACGGCGCCGACCTGTGCGCGCCCGACGCGGTGCTCTTCGTCGAGGACCGCGGCCTGGGCCACGGCCCCATCGTCGCCCGGCCACGCGTGGGCGTGGGCTATGCCGGCGAATGGGCGCTCAAGCCGTTCCGCCTCTATGATGCCGACAGCCCGTTCGTCTCGGTCAAGTAG
- a CDS encoding beta-galactosidase trimerization domain-containing protein, with translation MGSRGTICAALLALGAAALAGQSGLRAADVPQFQLRARVTSVGGEEPAGRKFTFRFGVPGKAETAAGNAWCEWLRFELDQVVATLKGYPAIYMRGFPAVVRLHVDKVVDPTLVEAELKLDETGETTPLRWELFGGSAGFLLWRDEAGKPHAATMADYNQRYWKALATVQVPEARRPKHFPIVERFIGGDDDRLAWRQGIEQLARGGFSVIMLPPSKPIRDLLLKVGLRRTAWAVYNPPGYAFDYDPKVTPAAIQEWADKEAKAYLDAGYAREDMAIFAMSDEPGWYYPAMFRPLAENPAALARFRDYLKAQGLQPADVGANEWAAVLPLGRSLVPPDLRPPPPRKIDRPEPPGVEGEPLDEARLADELAGPPPPKEPPKEEKPPEPFPPPARNTLANRRLFYWTMRFYAWDSARHFAVATRALERAFWPGMPILTNWNFFSGRFYVPGPAANNADKQSPDAAMGGHDWLEFGRLRGGTMLWTEDWFGDGMAPQWSFYCSKLRCAAELGGVTFGGYVIPRTAGDRTDGILQKILCVVGSGGKAVKYFVFGPEYNFPGNCYSENARVLPKMAEAHAMIGAAEELLWPGKRPRAEAAILMPRSAQAWDAAAIRIPNQIHDATNNHLNNATVDYLAEVFNLYLALQHANLPVDFVDEDDLTERGLAPYRVLYVTEPNIPEEGQRGLAAWTRAGGTLVTVTGAGARGRYDEPCAVLAELSGLQEPPRERLLVANLGSLKPVGKVRGAGNEVDAIGARGTLPSAPKAVEATFDDGAPAVVQQPAGKGRVVHFAWMPGLAYAKSASGAKDRLPVGFSAAIRRWITWPTELAGIRPPVAADVPMVETPLLLSEKGGAVTLLNWTGEPLERLRLTVRLPFAVRTVESVKQGKLPFEPAGEGISLSLPLGAADILMLRP, from the coding sequence ATGGGCTCACGCGGAACGATCTGTGCTGCGCTTCTCGCTCTGGGCGCTGCGGCGCTCGCCGGCCAGTCGGGCCTGCGGGCGGCCGACGTGCCGCAGTTCCAGCTCCGGGCGCGGGTGACGAGCGTCGGCGGCGAGGAGCCCGCGGGCAGGAAATTCACCTTCCGCTTCGGCGTGCCCGGCAAGGCCGAAACCGCCGCCGGAAACGCCTGGTGCGAGTGGCTGCGCTTCGAACTCGACCAGGTGGTCGCCACGCTCAAGGGCTATCCCGCCATCTACATGCGCGGCTTCCCCGCCGTCGTGCGCCTGCACGTGGACAAGGTGGTGGACCCCACCCTGGTCGAGGCAGAACTGAAGCTGGACGAGACGGGCGAGACGACGCCCCTGCGCTGGGAGCTGTTCGGCGGCTCGGCCGGCTTTCTCCTCTGGCGCGACGAGGCTGGAAAGCCCCACGCCGCCACCATGGCCGACTACAATCAACGCTACTGGAAGGCGCTGGCCACCGTGCAGGTGCCCGAGGCCCGCCGGCCCAAGCACTTCCCCATCGTCGAGCGCTTCATCGGCGGCGATGACGACCGCCTGGCCTGGCGGCAGGGCATCGAGCAGCTCGCGCGCGGCGGCTTCAGCGTCATCATGCTCCCGCCCTCCAAGCCCATCCGCGACCTGCTCCTCAAAGTGGGCCTGCGGCGCACGGCCTGGGCCGTCTACAACCCGCCCGGCTACGCCTTCGACTACGACCCCAAGGTCACGCCCGCCGCCATCCAGGAGTGGGCCGACAAGGAGGCGAAAGCCTATCTCGACGCCGGCTACGCGCGCGAGGACATGGCCATCTTCGCCATGTCGGACGAGCCGGGCTGGTACTACCCCGCGATGTTCCGCCCCCTCGCCGAGAACCCCGCCGCGCTGGCCCGCTTCCGCGACTATCTGAAGGCCCAGGGCCTCCAGCCGGCCGACGTGGGGGCGAACGAGTGGGCCGCCGTGCTGCCGCTCGGCCGCAGCCTGGTGCCGCCCGACCTCCGGCCCCCGCCGCCGCGCAAGATAGACCGGCCCGAGCCGCCCGGCGTCGAGGGCGAACCGCTCGACGAGGCGAGACTCGCCGACGAGCTGGCCGGGCCGCCGCCCCCCAAAGAGCCGCCGAAGGAGGAGAAGCCGCCCGAGCCCTTCCCGCCCCCCGCGCGCAACACCCTCGCCAATCGCCGGCTGTTCTACTGGACCATGCGCTTCTATGCCTGGGACTCCGCCCGTCACTTCGCCGTCGCCACGCGGGCGCTGGAGAGGGCCTTCTGGCCGGGCATGCCGATCCTCACGAACTGGAACTTCTTCAGCGGACGCTTCTACGTGCCCGGCCCCGCCGCCAACAACGCCGACAAGCAGAGCCCCGACGCGGCCATGGGCGGGCACGACTGGCTGGAGTTCGGCCGCCTGCGCGGCGGCACGATGCTGTGGACCGAGGACTGGTTCGGCGACGGCATGGCGCCGCAGTGGTCCTTCTACTGCTCGAAGCTGCGCTGCGCCGCGGAACTCGGCGGCGTGACCTTCGGCGGCTACGTGATCCCGCGCACCGCGGGCGACCGCACCGACGGCATTCTCCAGAAGATCCTGTGCGTCGTCGGCTCCGGCGGCAAGGCCGTCAAGTACTTCGTCTTCGGCCCCGAGTACAACTTCCCCGGCAACTGCTACTCGGAGAACGCCCGCGTGCTGCCCAAGATGGCCGAGGCCCACGCGATGATCGGCGCGGCCGAAGAGCTGTTGTGGCCGGGCAAACGCCCGCGGGCCGAGGCCGCCATCCTCATGCCCCGCAGCGCGCAGGCGTGGGACGCCGCGGCCATCCGCATCCCCAACCAGATCCACGACGCGACCAACAACCACCTCAACAACGCGACCGTGGACTACCTGGCCGAGGTCTTCAACCTCTACCTCGCCCTCCAGCATGCGAACCTCCCGGTGGACTTCGTGGATGAGGACGACTTGACGGAGAGGGGCCTGGCACCGTACCGCGTGCTGTACGTCACCGAGCCGAACATCCCCGAGGAAGGCCAACGCGGCCTCGCGGCCTGGACCCGCGCCGGCGGCACCCTGGTCACGGTGACCGGAGCCGGCGCCCGCGGCCGCTACGACGAGCCGTGCGCCGTGCTGGCGGAACTCAGCGGCCTCCAGGAGCCCCCGCGCGAGCGCCTGCTCGTGGCCAACCTCGGCAGCCTCAAGCCCGTCGGCAAGGTGCGCGGGGCGGGGAACGAGGTGGACGCCATCGGCGCGCGCGGCACGCTTCCGAGCGCGCCGAAGGCCGTGGAGGCCACCTTCGACGACGGCGCGCCGGCCGTCGTGCAGCAACCGGCGGGCAAGGGGCGCGTGGTGCACTTCGCCTGGATGCCCGGCCTCGCCTACGCGAAGTCCGCCAGCGGCGCCAAGGACCGCCTGCCGGTGGGCTTCTCGGCGGCGATCCGCCGCTGGATCACCTGGCCCACCGAGCTGGCCGGCATCCGGCCGCCCGTCGCGGCCGACGTGCCGATGGTCGAGACCCCGCTGCTGCTCTCGGAGAAGGGCGGGGCGGTGACGCTGCTGAACTGGACGGGCGAGCCGCTCGAGCGGCTGAGGCTGACGGTCCGCCTGCCCTTCGCCGTCCGCACCGTCGAGAGCGTGAAACAGGGCAAGCTGCCCTTCGAGCCGGCGGGCGAGGGCATCTCGCTCTCCCTGCCCCTGGGCGCGGCCGACATCCTGATGCTGCGGCCGTGA
- a CDS encoding uroporphyrinogen decarboxylase family protein, translated as MTENTRLALDTILRRPTRGIPTWMLHIMEHSTIERLAGAASGEYRRDPSRVYLAMQRAVGACMIDQFIPDNPLSMGAQGFESHEKGATTGAERVVLDGLEITGPEAVAEHLERFEFPRLRKAAAEFDEARRTADILRGEAAVQATLGPDILKAPYAVARFPCFRYGAYGYAPYFMAYALYPEVMERDFSLQADLALRNNRAVARAYREGNLPPLLRLDHDMADSRGTLVDVRSLDRLWFPHFTRCLEPLVRSDVRLIWHCDGNLMEMVPRLLDVGLRGFQGFQYECGMDYERICRMKAKDGSELVILAGVSVSTTLPYGTPDDVRRELRWLVEAGPRTGLFLGASSSITPGVPWHNLRALVEGLAYYRARGRS; from the coding sequence ATGACAGAGAACACGCGACTCGCCCTCGACACGATCCTCCGGCGGCCCACGCGCGGCATCCCCACCTGGATGCTCCACATCATGGAGCACTCGACGATCGAGCGCCTCGCCGGGGCCGCTTCCGGCGAATACCGCCGAGACCCCAGCCGCGTGTATCTGGCCATGCAGCGGGCCGTGGGTGCATGCATGATTGACCAGTTCATCCCCGACAACCCCCTCTCGATGGGCGCCCAGGGCTTCGAGAGCCATGAAAAGGGGGCCACCACGGGCGCCGAACGCGTCGTCCTCGACGGCCTCGAGATCACCGGCCCCGAAGCGGTCGCCGAGCACCTCGAGCGATTCGAGTTCCCGCGCCTCCGCAAGGCCGCCGCGGAGTTCGACGAGGCCCGCCGCACGGCGGACATCCTGCGGGGCGAGGCGGCGGTGCAGGCCACACTCGGCCCCGACATCCTCAAGGCCCCCTACGCCGTCGCTCGCTTCCCCTGCTTCCGCTACGGCGCCTACGGCTATGCCCCCTACTTCATGGCCTACGCGCTCTACCCTGAGGTGATGGAGCGCGATTTCTCCCTCCAGGCTGACCTGGCGCTCCGCAACAACCGCGCGGTCGCGCGGGCTTATCGGGAGGGCAACCTGCCCCCCCTCCTCCGCCTCGACCACGACATGGCCGACTCGCGGGGCACGCTGGTGGATGTTCGCTCGCTGGACCGTCTCTGGTTCCCCCACTTCACTCGCTGCCTGGAGCCGTTGGTGCGGAGCGACGTGCGGCTCATCTGGCACTGCGACGGGAACCTGATGGAGATGGTGCCGCGCCTCCTCGACGTTGGGCTTCGCGGCTTCCAGGGCTTTCAATACGAGTGCGGGATGGACTACGAGCGCATCTGCCGGATGAAGGCAAAGGATGGCTCGGAGCTGGTGATCCTCGCGGGCGTATCTGTGAGCACCACATTGCCTTACGGCACGCCGGACGACGTTCGCCGCGAGCTTCGGTGGCTCGTCGAGGCCGGCCCCCGCACGGGCCTCTTCCTCGGCGCTTCAAGCTCCATCACCCCCGGCGTGCCGTGGCACAATCTCCGGGCGCTTGTTGAAGGTCTCGCGTACTACCGCGCGCGTGGCCGCTCTTGA
- a CDS encoding alpha/beta fold hydrolase, protein MSTRLALLVLLAALSGAQAGTLGEPKDVTFRAEVDGSEQRYVEMLPEPFDAAREHHVLIALHGHGSDRWQYIRDGRDECRAARDVAARHGMIYVSPDYRARTSWMGPKAEADMVQLIAELRQRHKVGKVFLVGGSMGGSAALTFAALHPDLIAGVSSQNGTANHLEYDKFQDAIAASFGGTKAQVPEEYRRRSAELNAQALTMPVAITAGGKDTLVPAASVVRLANTLKQGGRKVLLLYREEGAHSTNYADTAAALEFVISNARGEE, encoded by the coding sequence GTGAGCACCCGCCTCGCCCTTCTCGTCCTTCTCGCCGCCCTCTCGGGCGCACAGGCCGGCACCCTGGGCGAGCCGAAGGACGTGACGTTCAGGGCCGAGGTGGATGGCTCGGAGCAACGCTATGTGGAGATGCTGCCCGAGCCGTTCGACGCGGCTCGGGAGCACCACGTGCTCATCGCCCTCCACGGCCACGGCTCGGACCGCTGGCAGTACATAAGAGACGGGCGCGACGAGTGCCGCGCCGCCCGCGATGTGGCGGCGAGGCACGGGATGATCTACGTGTCGCCCGACTACCGCGCCAGGACCTCGTGGATGGGGCCGAAGGCCGAGGCCGACATGGTGCAGCTCATCGCCGAACTGCGCCAGCGGCACAAGGTGGGCAAGGTCTTCCTCGTCGGCGGCTCGATGGGCGGCTCGGCCGCCCTCACCTTCGCCGCGCTGCACCCCGACCTCATCGCCGGCGTGAGCAGCCAGAACGGCACGGCAAACCACCTGGAGTACGATAAGTTCCAGGACGCGATTGCGGCGTCGTTCGGCGGCACGAAGGCGCAGGTGCCGGAGGAATACCGGAGACGGAGCGCCGAGCTGAACGCTCAGGCCCTCACCATGCCTGTGGCGATCACAGCGGGAGGCAAGGACACCCTGGTGCCCGCCGCGAGCGTGGTGCGCCTGGCGAATACCCTCAAGCAGGGCGGGCGCAAGGTGCTGCTCCTCTACCGCGAGGAGGGGGCCCACAGCACCAACTATGCCGACACCGCGGCCGCGCTGGAGTTCGTCATCAGCAACGCGCGAGGCGAGGAATGA